Proteins encoded within one genomic window of Thermogemmata fonticola:
- the nadC gene encoding carboxylating nicotinate-nucleotide diphosphorylase, translating into MRRSGGSPHEMKPQPTPPPWGHPETLACRRLVELALAEDIGPAGDRTSLALIDSEAEATAAFVARRAGVVAGLPAVELVCLAVDPKLILSPRVADGTLLRRGMILATLSGPLRSILKAERTALNFLQHLSGIATLTRRFVRRTQGTQARIYDTRKTLPGWRVLQKYAVRMGGGYNHRMSLSEGILIKDNHLAALGGQVQRAIELAQRYSGNVELPVEIEVENWEQFEQALAARPDIIMLDNMSVPWIRRAVRRRQQAAPQVQLEASGGITLTTVREIARTGVDRISVGALTHSAPALDIALDYNSSP; encoded by the coding sequence ATGAGACGGAGCGGCGGATCGCCTCACGAGATGAAACCCCAGCCAACACCTCCTCCGTGGGGTCATCCAGAAACCCTAGCTTGCCGGCGTTTAGTCGAGTTGGCCTTGGCCGAGGACATCGGGCCAGCGGGAGATCGCACCAGTTTGGCGCTGATCGACTCTGAGGCAGAAGCTACCGCCGCATTTGTGGCTCGCCGCGCCGGTGTCGTCGCGGGACTACCTGCTGTTGAACTGGTTTGCCTAGCGGTCGATCCTAAATTGATTCTCTCCCCTCGCGTGGCGGACGGGACGCTCCTGCGACGCGGAATGATTTTGGCCACCCTCAGCGGCCCCTTGCGCTCCATTTTGAAAGCCGAGCGGACCGCTCTCAACTTTCTGCAACATCTCAGTGGTATTGCCACCTTGACCCGACGTTTTGTCCGACGGACTCAAGGAACACAAGCCAGAATCTATGACACGCGAAAAACCTTGCCAGGTTGGCGCGTACTCCAGAAATACGCAGTGCGCATGGGTGGAGGATACAACCATCGCATGAGCCTGTCGGAGGGTATCCTGATCAAAGATAATCACCTCGCCGCCTTGGGTGGACAGGTGCAACGCGCGATCGAACTGGCTCAGCGTTACTCTGGCAATGTGGAGCTTCCCGTAGAAATTGAGGTGGAAAATTGGGAACAATTTGAGCAAGCCTTAGCTGCCCGACCGGACATTATCATGTTGGACAACATGAGTGTCCCCTGGATCCGACGGGCGGTACGACGGCGCCAGCAAGCTGCACCCCAAGTCCAACTCGAGGCTTCTGGGGGAATCACTCTAACCACAGTCCGCGAAATTGCTCGAACCGGCGTAGATCGCATCAGTGTCGGCGCTTTGACTCACTCGGCTCCGGCGTTGGATATCGCCTTGGATTACAACTCTTCCCCCTAA
- a CDS encoding S41 family peptidase: protein MRTILFAFAVIGAWYATAPAVAEGQTSLPSGVAVVPDGRQAVEQLRAAAERAERLRDWEAAFTLYCQLYLIDRTAADLRTRLHQTWRRLDQYRRLRNPDYLRYAQELAPGEALQLLAEVMTKVPLLYVDRQRAHSQQLWQNGLEELCHALDDDAFYNRVFPQAPAALLRQFKEELQHYRQTPIHNPRQARQTLRRLLAHWQEQTLIAEPAAIVLEVVHGTCNGLDESSSFVPPLPPLPEDLQPQGVCLRWNNGVLSIDGIIRGSWAEQHTPLQAGQIITQINGYDLTQGEVSWDIIREALQHPQQDWHEITIVTGDSAIPELVVSLPVRPPSVYGKALKINRDGIRVGYLRLGSLRDSTPRELDDALASLQQEGIQALVLDLRGNVGGSFTAALEVARRFLPRGTIVTTQGQVPEVNNVSFSSESGMAASTIPLVVLIDGETASAAEVLAAALKDQQRATLIGVPTFGKGTLQYPLVLEWLNTVPSGATSSDSQKIPKSPKGGTVRLTIARLISPAGYPLHATGVQPHLLETDPNHQLTLAFQKAVEIARMADSMPTPMPPSDAPDSRSMLPSPPPMYEVPMPDPPDVLPLPGP, encoded by the coding sequence GTGCGAACCATTTTATTTGCATTTGCGGTGATAGGAGCGTGGTACGCTACCGCTCCCGCAGTAGCCGAGGGACAAACCTCCCTGCCCTCAGGAGTTGCGGTTGTTCCGGATGGCCGGCAGGCTGTCGAGCAATTGCGGGCCGCTGCGGAGCGAGCGGAACGCCTCAGAGATTGGGAAGCGGCTTTTACTCTTTATTGCCAACTGTATCTGATCGATCGCACAGCCGCAGACCTGCGAACCCGGTTGCACCAGACCTGGCGCCGCCTGGATCAGTATCGCCGACTGCGCAACCCTGACTATCTCCGTTACGCGCAAGAGCTGGCACCCGGCGAAGCACTCCAGCTTCTCGCAGAGGTCATGACAAAAGTTCCCCTGCTCTATGTGGATCGCCAGCGGGCACATTCCCAACAGTTATGGCAAAACGGACTCGAAGAACTGTGCCACGCTCTGGATGATGACGCCTTCTACAATCGGGTATTCCCCCAAGCCCCAGCAGCACTTCTTCGGCAGTTCAAAGAAGAATTGCAACACTACCGCCAAACGCCGATTCACAACCCCCGCCAGGCGCGGCAAACTCTCCGCCGCCTGTTGGCACACTGGCAAGAGCAAACTCTGATTGCTGAACCCGCGGCAATCGTCCTGGAAGTGGTTCACGGTACATGCAACGGCTTGGATGAGTCCTCCTCCTTTGTCCCTCCATTGCCGCCATTGCCAGAAGACTTGCAACCCCAAGGGGTATGCCTGCGATGGAACAATGGCGTGTTATCGATTGACGGTATCATTCGCGGATCATGGGCGGAACAACATACACCCCTGCAAGCAGGGCAAATCATCACGCAGATCAACGGCTACGACCTCACTCAAGGCGAGGTGAGTTGGGACATCATTCGGGAAGCTCTGCAACATCCTCAGCAAGACTGGCACGAAATCACAATAGTCACAGGAGATTCCGCCATCCCCGAATTGGTGGTCAGTCTGCCTGTACGCCCCCCCTCGGTTTATGGCAAAGCGCTGAAGATCAACCGTGATGGTATTCGTGTGGGATACTTGCGCCTAGGATCCTTGCGGGACTCAACTCCTCGGGAACTCGATGATGCCCTGGCGTCCTTGCAACAAGAGGGAATCCAGGCGCTGGTTCTGGACCTTCGCGGCAATGTCGGAGGCTCATTTACAGCCGCTTTGGAAGTAGCCCGCCGCTTCCTTCCGAGAGGCACCATCGTCACGACCCAGGGACAAGTACCGGAAGTGAACAATGTCTCTTTTTCTTCCGAAAGCGGCATGGCCGCCTCAACGATTCCGCTAGTAGTTCTGATCGACGGCGAGACAGCCTCTGCAGCCGAGGTACTAGCTGCCGCCCTCAAAGATCAACAACGTGCCACCCTGATCGGAGTACCTACTTTCGGCAAGGGCACGCTCCAGTATCCCTTGGTATTGGAATGGCTCAACACTGTTCCTTCCGGCGCGACAAGCTCGGATTCCCAGAAAATACCTAAGTCTCCAAAAGGCGGGACTGTTCGCCTTACAATCGCCCGTCTGATCTCTCCCGCCGGTTATCCGCTCCATGCGACCGGCGTTCAGCCCCATCTGCTGGAAACCGACCCCAACCACCAGCTCACACTGGCTTTTCAAAAAGCCGTGGAAATAGCACGAATGGCTGACTCGATGCCTACTCCCATGCCCCCTTCAGATGCCCCTGACTCACGTTCAATGCTTCCCTCCCCGCCTCCGATGTACGAGGTACCAATGCCTGACCCCCCAGATGTACTCCCTCTTCCTGGACCGTGA
- a CDS encoding nucleoside hydrolase, with protein sequence MKRKVIIVADPGIDTAFAVALALNDPALEVVGLLPTAGNVTAEQATTNVHVLIDVIDPPRWPRLASALPIRYDFDGLALHGPGGLGGVSFPCALRHTLHPADKMLVELVREFPRQVTLINLGPLTTLAAALERDPALPTVILETVIVGGSWREPGNAGPVSEFHIALDPEAARLVLHSDLHPLLIPLDVTRKLIFSPADLLEMPNPHSRTCQFLRQIVPYGIRASSNLYGIEGFHLKDVLGIVAAVHPDSLTSEAFPIDVETRGQLTRGMTVVDARPNRSSRANARLVTNVSVAEVRHYIQSILRNAA encoded by the coding sequence ATGAAGCGAAAAGTGATCATCGTTGCCGATCCCGGCATTGACACAGCATTTGCCGTTGCTTTGGCTTTGAATGATCCCGCGTTGGAAGTCGTGGGGTTGCTACCGACGGCCGGGAATGTGACGGCAGAACAAGCCACCACGAATGTCCACGTCCTCATCGATGTGATTGATCCGCCCAGGTGGCCGCGGTTGGCATCGGCTCTGCCCATTCGTTACGACTTTGATGGGTTGGCCCTGCATGGACCAGGGGGACTGGGCGGAGTGTCTTTTCCTTGTGCCTTACGCCACACACTGCATCCCGCCGATAAAATGCTGGTCGAATTGGTCCGTGAGTTTCCTCGACAGGTGACGCTCATCAATTTGGGGCCCTTAACAACCCTGGCTGCAGCTTTAGAGCGGGACCCCGCCTTGCCTACCGTGATCTTAGAAACTGTCATTGTCGGCGGGTCCTGGCGGGAACCTGGCAATGCAGGTCCTGTCTCAGAATTTCATATCGCATTGGATCCTGAAGCGGCCCGATTGGTCCTCCACTCCGATTTGCATCCTCTGCTGATCCCCTTGGATGTTACTCGAAAGTTGATTTTTTCACCCGCGGACTTGCTGGAAATGCCCAATCCTCACTCTCGCACCTGTCAGTTCCTGCGGCAGATAGTTCCGTACGGCATACGGGCTAGTTCGAATCTTTACGGTATCGAAGGATTCCATCTCAAGGATGTGTTAGGAATCGTGGCTGCAGTGCATCCGGATTCATTGACCAGCGAAGCCTTTCCCATCGACGTAGAAACCCGCGGCCAGTTGACCCGTGGAATGACGGTCGTCGATGCTCGGCCCAACCGCAGCAGCCGGGCCAATGCTCGTCTGGTAACAAACGTCTCCGTGGCGGAAGTGCGGCATTACATTCAATCCATCCTTCGTAATGCCGCTTAG
- the trpA gene encoding tryptophan synthase subunit alpha — translation MSTPHPIDAVFQRLRAQHRAAFIPFLTAGDPDLAFTAEALPVLAQAGADLIEVGFPFSDPIADGPVIQASYSRALQRQLKLTHVFETLQAVAHSADWSTPLLAMASYSLIYRKGIKPFVAAAQQAGIYGLIVPDLPAEEAQELAEVCREQDCKLILLVTPTTTPKRAERIVRLCSGFVYVVSVVGITGSREQLPAGLRALLTRLRTLTDLPLCVGFGVSKPEHVQELAEVADGIIVGSTLVRLLEGATLDRTGTLQALRSWVCQLSQPLHARPSLT, via the coding sequence TTGAGCACTCCCCATCCGATCGACGCTGTTTTTCAGCGCCTGCGTGCCCAACACCGAGCGGCGTTCATTCCCTTTCTGACCGCCGGAGACCCGGACTTAGCGTTTACCGCTGAGGCATTGCCCGTCTTGGCCCAAGCAGGCGCCGATCTAATCGAAGTCGGTTTTCCTTTCTCCGATCCGATTGCGGATGGCCCGGTGATCCAAGCCTCGTATAGCCGGGCTTTGCAACGCCAACTGAAGCTGACTCACGTGTTCGAGACTTTACAGGCTGTCGCACATTCGGCCGATTGGTCCACGCCGCTGCTCGCCATGGCCTCCTACTCGTTGATTTACCGGAAAGGAATCAAGCCCTTTGTCGCTGCCGCTCAACAGGCGGGAATCTACGGCCTGATTGTACCCGATCTACCAGCGGAAGAAGCCCAGGAGTTGGCCGAGGTCTGTCGGGAGCAAGACTGCAAACTGATTTTGCTGGTTACGCCGACCACCACACCGAAACGGGCAGAACGCATCGTGCGATTATGCAGCGGCTTCGTGTATGTAGTTTCCGTCGTAGGCATTACAGGGAGCCGGGAACAATTGCCCGCTGGCCTGCGTGCTCTGTTGACGCGCCTTCGCACATTGACTGATTTGCCCCTGTGTGTCGGCTTTGGAGTCAGTAAACCTGAACATGTGCAGGAATTAGCGGAAGTGGCAGACGGCATCATCGTCGGTAGCACCCTGGTGCGTCTGCTCGAAGGAGCAACTCTGGACCGGACTGGCACGCTCCAGGCCCTCCGATCTTGGGTGTGTCAGCTCAGCCAGCCCCTCCACGCCCGCCCATCTCTTACCTAG
- a CDS encoding DMT family transporter — protein sequence MGTTIILILLALLTGCCIALQASANSSFRSNLGNQPLYAAYFSICGTFVTASCALALLQPPPPSWLAIQQTPWWNWIGGPLGALIVLAGATLTRELGAALFIALVIAGQLLCSLILDHFAWIGLPRHSVTPGRLVGALLVLAGVICIKYL from the coding sequence ATGGGAACAACCATAATTCTGATTCTGCTGGCCTTGCTGACCGGTTGCTGTATCGCCCTCCAGGCTTCAGCCAACAGCAGTTTTCGGAGCAACCTAGGCAACCAACCTCTCTATGCGGCGTATTTTTCCATCTGTGGCACATTTGTCACGGCCAGTTGCGCTCTGGCTCTCTTACAACCACCACCCCCCTCATGGTTAGCCATTCAACAAACACCGTGGTGGAACTGGATCGGCGGGCCATTAGGTGCTCTGATCGTGCTCGCAGGCGCCACTTTGACACGGGAATTGGGAGCAGCTTTGTTCATTGCCTTGGTGATTGCGGGGCAACTCCTCTGCTCCCTGATTCTGGATCATTTTGCCTGGATAGGTTTACCCCGCCACTCTGTGACGCCAGGGCGCTTGGTGGGCGCTTTGCTTGTGCTAGCCGGAGTTATTTGCATCAAATATCTGTGA
- the trpB gene encoding tryptophan synthase subunit beta gives MSSIFSPPPANEKVHDHSLLQLPDPRGRFGPYGGRYVPETLMFALEQLEQAYRQARTDPEFLREFERLLREYVGRPSRLYFAERLTREAGGARIYLKREDLNHTGAHKINNALGQALLTRRMGKRRVIAETGAGMHGVATATAAALFGLECRVYMGKEDVRRQELNVFRMQAMGAEVFPVTSGSQTLKDATNEALRDWMSSVENTHYIIGSVVGPHPFPMMVRDFQSVIGQETRQQCLEQCGRLPDVVVACVGGGSNAAGMFYPFLGDTEVELIGVEAGGRGRSLGQHAATLNYGSPGVLHGTFSYVLQDEDGQTAEVHSVSAGLDYPGVGPEHSWWRDTGRVRYCCVSDQEALEAFHLCARLEGILPALETAHAIVEALRIAARKSPDQIVVVCFSGRGDKDCAEVARLCRSSPKLSPELHSKPPPLSVTQQIAHPPS, from the coding sequence ATGTCATCGATATTTTCCCCCCCGCCAGCTAATGAGAAGGTTCATGATCATTCCCTGCTCCAGCTTCCCGATCCACGGGGGCGTTTTGGACCCTACGGCGGCCGGTACGTTCCCGAAACGTTGATGTTTGCTCTCGAGCAACTGGAGCAGGCCTACCGGCAGGCCCGGACAGACCCGGAGTTTCTCAGGGAGTTTGAGCGATTATTGCGAGAATACGTGGGTCGGCCCTCCCGGCTGTATTTTGCCGAGCGTCTGACCAGGGAGGCAGGAGGCGCTCGCATTTATCTCAAACGCGAAGACCTGAACCACACCGGCGCCCACAAGATCAACAACGCCTTGGGACAAGCGTTACTGACCCGGCGGATGGGCAAGCGACGAGTCATAGCCGAAACGGGAGCTGGAATGCACGGCGTGGCCACAGCCACCGCCGCAGCACTGTTCGGCCTCGAATGCCGGGTGTACATGGGGAAGGAGGATGTCCGCCGCCAGGAATTGAATGTTTTTCGTATGCAGGCCATGGGGGCCGAAGTGTTCCCCGTGACCAGCGGGAGCCAGACCCTCAAAGACGCTACGAATGAAGCTTTGCGAGATTGGATGAGCAGCGTTGAGAACACCCATTACATCATCGGCTCGGTCGTTGGTCCCCATCCCTTTCCGATGATGGTGCGGGACTTTCAGAGCGTCATTGGCCAGGAAACGCGGCAACAGTGCCTGGAGCAATGCGGCCGGCTGCCCGATGTCGTCGTGGCCTGTGTCGGAGGAGGGAGTAACGCCGCCGGGATGTTCTATCCCTTCCTTGGGGACACTGAGGTCGAATTGATCGGTGTCGAAGCCGGTGGGCGCGGCCGCTCGTTGGGACAGCACGCCGCGACCCTCAATTACGGTTCTCCTGGTGTCCTCCACGGTACATTCAGCTACGTCTTGCAAGACGAGGATGGCCAAACTGCTGAAGTCCATTCCGTCTCTGCCGGTCTAGATTATCCAGGTGTCGGCCCCGAACATAGTTGGTGGCGCGATACAGGGCGCGTTCGTTACTGTTGCGTGTCTGATCAAGAAGCGCTGGAAGCTTTCCACCTCTGTGCCCGCCTGGAAGGCATACTTCCGGCGCTGGAAACGGCCCATGCCATCGTCGAAGCCTTGCGCATCGCAGCACGCAAATCCCCTGACCAGATTGTCGTCGTCTGTTTCTCCGGCCGTGGCGATAAAGATTGTGCGGAGGTCGCCCGTCTGTGCCGTTCATCTCCCAAACTATCCCCAGAACTACACTCGAAGCCCCCGCCGCTCTCGGTTACTCAGCAGATTGCTCACCCCCCTTCATAA
- the mutM gene encoding bifunctional DNA-formamidopyrimidine glycosylase/DNA-(apurinic or apyrimidinic site) lyase, with protein sequence MPELPEVETVVRDLRPRLVGRRLVSVHWGPKPLRRSWPAVAVQRLRGSRVESIQRRGKWILVFCDQGQALRIHLGMTGQLTVVPRSEPPFDHIHWWAELDNGWQWRLRDVRRFGSVEWFAQREEALAELEQKLGPEPLALPAGYLPRIVGRSHRCLKAVLLDQRIVAGIGNIYADEALFRAGLHPARRAVSLSAQEWEQLRRAIRDVLRQAVQARGSTIRDYIGGSGLQGKYQERLMVYGRRGGPCSRCKTPIAHLRLAGRTSHFCPACQK encoded by the coding sequence ATGCCGGAACTGCCGGAAGTGGAAACAGTAGTGCGAGACCTGCGGCCTCGTCTGGTCGGGCGTCGGCTGGTGAGCGTACATTGGGGCCCCAAACCTTTGCGACGGAGTTGGCCCGCTGTGGCAGTCCAAAGACTGCGGGGATCGCGTGTGGAAAGCATCCAGCGGCGGGGCAAGTGGATTCTCGTTTTCTGCGACCAGGGTCAGGCCTTGCGGATCCACCTGGGAATGACAGGGCAACTGACCGTAGTACCGCGCTCGGAGCCGCCATTCGACCACATCCACTGGTGGGCAGAACTCGACAACGGCTGGCAATGGCGCCTGCGAGATGTTCGGCGATTCGGCTCAGTCGAATGGTTTGCTCAGAGGGAGGAGGCCCTTGCGGAGTTGGAGCAGAAATTGGGTCCTGAACCGCTGGCATTACCCGCCGGATATTTACCGCGTATAGTCGGGCGATCGCATCGTTGCCTCAAAGCGGTGTTGTTAGATCAAAGAATCGTGGCAGGAATCGGTAATATCTACGCTGATGAAGCGCTATTCCGGGCAGGTTTACACCCGGCACGTCGAGCTGTGTCGCTATCTGCTCAAGAATGGGAGCAACTCCGCCGTGCCATTCGAGATGTCCTCCGCCAGGCGGTCCAAGCTCGCGGTTCAACAATCCGAGATTACATTGGCGGTTCTGGTCTTCAAGGAAAGTATCAAGAGCGATTAATGGTGTATGGGCGGCGAGGTGGACCATGTTCGCGATGTAAGACCCCGATTGCTCACCTGAGACTAGCGGGTCGCACCAGCCATTTTTGTCCCGCTTGCCAAAAATGA